CGAATTTTCAATTTTATCATACGCCCCGCCAGATAATATAGCGTGTGTACAAATTGCTCTTACGCTTAGTGCTCCTTTTTCGATCATAAGGTCGGCAGCTTTTGCTAACGTTCCTCCTGTATCAATCATGTCGTCTACTAAAATTACGTTACGGCCTTTTACTTCACCAATCAGCTCCATAGTATCGATAACGTTGGCTGCTTTTCTTTGTTTGTAACAGATTACTACATCTGATTCTAAAAACTTAGAGTAAGCATATGCTCTTTTTGAACCTCCCATATCCGGAGATGCAATGGTTAAATTTTCTAAATTTAAACTTTGCACGTAAGGCAAAAAGATTGTAGATGCAAATAAATGATCTACTGGTTTTTCAAAGAATCCCTGAATCTGATCTGCATGCAGGTCCATTGTCATGATTCTTGTTGCTCCTGCAGCAGTTAATAGGTTTGCTACTAACTTAGCTCCAATCGGCACTCTTGGCTTGTCTTTTCTATCCTGTCTTGCCCAGCCAAAATAAGGCATAACAGCTGTAATATGTCTTGCCGATGCGCGTTTTGCCGCATCAATCATTAACAACAATTCCATCAGATTATCTGCACTTGGAAAAGTTGAACACACGATGAAAACGCGTAAACCTCTTATTGATTCTTCGTAAGACGGCTGAAATTCTCCGTCACTATACGTTGACATCGTTACTTTTCCTAACGGAATCCCGTAGTCTTTTGCAATCTTTTCTGCAAGATAAACACTTTGTGAACAAGCAAAAATTTTAGCTTCTGGTTCTAGGTGCGACATTATAATGTGTTGTTTTATCCGCTGCAATGCATCAAATCGACTATTTCGTTTGTCGTAGCCAGATCAATGTATTTGCCTCGGGTGTAGTTAGTTGTGTGTGCGTCGTTTTAACGAGCTGCAAATTTATAAAATTTATTGAACACTGAAAGCAAATATTTAA
This portion of the Flavobacterium gelatinilyticum genome encodes:
- a CDS encoding ribose-phosphate pyrophosphokinase encodes the protein MSHLEPEAKIFACSQSVYLAEKIAKDYGIPLGKVTMSTYSDGEFQPSYEESIRGLRVFIVCSTFPSADNLMELLLMIDAAKRASARHITAVMPYFGWARQDRKDKPRVPIGAKLVANLLTAAGATRIMTMDLHADQIQGFFEKPVDHLFASTIFLPYVQSLNLENLTIASPDMGGSKRAYAYSKFLESDVVICYKQRKAANVIDTMELIGEVKGRNVILVDDMIDTGGTLAKAADLMIEKGALSVRAICTHAILSGGAYDKIENSKLTELIVTDSIPLKRQSDKIRVVSCAPLFAEVMHMVHHNNSISGKFIM